From one Sphingomonas xanthus genomic stretch:
- a CDS encoding sulfite exporter TauE/SafE family protein translates to MVDAIIAAIGGSLVGFSLALVGGGGSILAVPWLVYAVGMASPHAAIGTSAVGVGANALIGLVGKTRSGAVRWKPGLIFAAAGILGAALGSIAGKAFDGEGLLALFAVLMIIVGALMLRRGEPQSPHRLALDRATVVKLSLYGISAGLMSGFFGIGGGFLIVPGLVAATAMPIFNAMATSLVAVTSFGFTTAGSYALSGLVDWGVAGAFIGGGLIGSVAGQKLAVRLALARGALTKVFAALIVAVAAYMLWEAAAAI, encoded by the coding sequence TTGGTTGACGCCATTATCGCGGCCATCGGCGGCAGCCTGGTCGGCTTCAGCTTGGCGCTGGTCGGCGGTGGCGGTTCGATCCTGGCGGTGCCGTGGCTGGTCTATGCCGTCGGTATGGCCAGTCCGCATGCGGCGATCGGCACCAGCGCCGTCGGGGTCGGTGCGAATGCCCTGATCGGCTTGGTCGGCAAGACCCGCTCCGGAGCGGTCCGTTGGAAACCGGGCCTGATCTTCGCCGCGGCGGGAATTTTGGGCGCTGCACTCGGCTCCATCGCCGGCAAGGCGTTCGACGGCGAAGGCCTTCTCGCGCTGTTTGCAGTCCTGATGATTATCGTCGGGGCGCTGATGCTGCGCCGGGGCGAACCGCAGTCCCCGCATCGTCTTGCACTAGACCGGGCAACGGTGGTCAAGCTGTCGCTGTACGGCATCAGCGCTGGACTGATGTCCGGATTCTTCGGGATAGGCGGTGGATTTCTGATTGTCCCGGGCCTAGTCGCGGCGACCGCCATGCCGATCTTCAACGCCATGGCGACTAGCTTGGTTGCGGTGACCAGTTTCGGCTTCACCACCGCCGGAAGTTATGCCTTGTCGGGACTTGTCGACTGGGGCGTTGCGGGCGCATTCATCGGGGGCGGCCTGATCGGATCGGTCGCCGGCCAGAAACTTGCTGTTCGCCTGGCTTTGGCGCGCGGCGCGCTGACCAAAGTGTTCGCCGCCCTGATCGTCGCGGTCGCAGCCTATATGTTGTGGGAAGCGGCGGCGGCCATCTAG
- a CDS encoding YggS family pyridoxal phosphate-dependent enzyme, producing the protein MSDTDTCLAAVRAEIAKAVKASRRNPDDVALVAVTKQRSAAEIEPLLLAGLRDFGENRVNEAAEKWAPLRSRYPQVRLHMIGRLQSNKADDAVGLFDVIHSLDRRSLLDALVAAGEKAGRYPAVYVQVNIGAEEQKGGVAVDDLPAFLDAVRASPLPLTGLMAMPPHGKQPGPYFALLAELARRHGVDGLSMGMSGDYPVAVMLGATALRIGSALFDD; encoded by the coding sequence ATGAGCGACACCGATACCTGCCTGGCCGCGGTCCGTGCCGAAATTGCCAAGGCCGTAAAGGCGTCCCGCCGCAATCCCGACGATGTCGCCTTGGTCGCAGTCACCAAGCAGCGCTCCGCGGCCGAGATCGAGCCGCTTCTTCTCGCCGGACTTCGCGACTTTGGAGAGAACCGGGTAAACGAGGCTGCGGAAAAATGGGCGCCGCTTCGAAGCCGCTATCCCCAAGTCCGCCTGCACATGATCGGACGACTCCAGTCGAACAAGGCCGACGACGCGGTCGGCCTGTTCGACGTCATTCACTCGCTCGATCGTCGCTCGCTCCTCGACGCGCTGGTCGCGGCGGGGGAGAAGGCAGGCCGTTACCCGGCCGTCTATGTGCAGGTGAATATCGGCGCGGAGGAGCAGAAGGGTGGGGTCGCGGTCGACGACCTGCCGGCCTTTCTCGACGCAGTGCGCGCCTCGCCCTTGCCGCTCACCGGATTGATGGCGATGCCGCCGCATGGGAAGCAGCCTGGTCCCTACTTCGCCCTGCTTGCGGAACTCGCCCGGCGTCATGGCGTCGATGGCCTCAGCATGGGGATGTCGGGCGACTATCCGGTGGCGGTGATGCTTGGCGCCACCGCACTCCGAATCGGCTCGGCCCTGTTCGACGACTGA
- the xth gene encoding exodeoxyribonuclease III yields the protein MTKLKIASWNINSVRARAHIVERFLDEEQPDILCLQETKAQDMVFPGQMFHSRGYVHHELNGQKMHHGVAILSRLPLHDSGRHDWQDNGEARHVGARLACGIRLENVYVPAGGDIPDRNLNPKFGQKLDFIERMTRWSEKLAEPTLIVGDFNIAPLECDVWNHKALLNVVSHTPLEVETLERLRAAHDWVDLGRKFIPAPERCFTWWSYRAQDWEASDRGRRLDHMWASPELAAQATAHRVLEPCRSWDKPSDHVPLVVELEV from the coding sequence GTGACCAAGCTCAAGATCGCATCCTGGAATATCAACAGTGTCCGTGCCCGGGCGCATATCGTCGAACGCTTCCTAGACGAGGAGCAGCCCGACATATTGTGCCTGCAGGAAACCAAGGCGCAGGACATGGTCTTCCCAGGCCAGATGTTTCACTCGCGCGGCTATGTCCACCATGAGCTCAATGGCCAGAAGATGCATCACGGGGTCGCGATCCTTTCACGGCTGCCGCTGCACGACAGCGGGCGGCACGACTGGCAGGACAATGGCGAGGCGCGCCACGTCGGTGCGCGGCTGGCCTGCGGTATCCGCCTCGAAAATGTCTATGTTCCCGCCGGCGGCGACATCCCTGACCGCAACCTCAATCCCAAGTTCGGCCAGAAGCTCGACTTCATCGAACGCATGACTCGGTGGTCGGAAAAGTTGGCTGAGCCGACTTTAATCGTCGGGGATTTCAACATCGCGCCGCTCGAATGTGACGTCTGGAACCACAAGGCGCTGCTTAACGTAGTCAGCCACACGCCGCTTGAAGTCGAGACGCTCGAGCGGCTGCGCGCGGCGCACGACTGGGTCGACCTTGGGCGCAAGTTCATCCCCGCGCCCGAACGCTGCTTCACCTGGTGGAGTTATCGCGCCCAGGACTGGGAAGCGAGCGATCGCGGCCGGCGCCTCGACCATATGTGGGCCTCCCCCGAGCTTGCGGCGCAGGCGACCGCGCACCGGGTCCTCGAGCCATGCCGCAGCTGGGACAAGCCGTCAGATCATGTCCCGCTGGTTGTCGAGCTTGAGGTGTGA
- a CDS encoding tetratricopeptide repeat protein, translating into MQPSSNEEQAVATLGVSESEREAIERFRREVIEPSMTSLVILDFWADWCGPCKQLGPVLEKVAADYADRGVVLAKIDVEQDKLIAAQFRIQSIPTVYALFQGQPVADLTQYRTEAQLGRALDQLLGQLPVKGAAQDLAAQVEPLIAMAEEVLTEGDFDRAENIFTQIRELDPDNPQVIGGLARAMIGAGRTEEARALLGSLDGTLSTHPAVARATAALDVAETPAADVSAEQGRLAADPDDHEARFAIAQTLMASGDREGAADHLLEIIARDRGWNDEAARTRLLQMLEAAGFEDPWGRAVRRRLSALLFT; encoded by the coding sequence ATGCAACCTTCATCGAATGAGGAGCAGGCAGTGGCCACATTGGGCGTCAGCGAATCCGAACGGGAAGCGATCGAGCGGTTTCGCCGCGAGGTCATCGAACCGTCGATGACCAGCCTGGTGATCCTCGATTTCTGGGCGGACTGGTGCGGCCCATGCAAGCAGCTTGGGCCGGTCCTTGAAAAGGTCGCCGCCGATTATGCGGACCGCGGCGTGGTGCTGGCCAAGATCGACGTCGAACAAGACAAGCTGATCGCCGCCCAGTTCCGGATCCAGTCGATTCCCACCGTCTATGCGCTGTTCCAGGGACAGCCGGTCGCAGACCTCACCCAATATCGCACCGAAGCACAGCTGGGCCGCGCGCTCGACCAGTTGCTTGGCCAGTTGCCTGTCAAAGGAGCCGCGCAGGATCTGGCGGCGCAGGTCGAGCCGCTGATTGCCATGGCCGAGGAAGTGTTAACCGAAGGCGATTTCGACCGGGCCGAGAATATCTTCACTCAGATCCGCGAACTGGACCCGGACAATCCGCAGGTGATCGGCGGGCTGGCGCGGGCAATGATCGGCGCCGGCAGGACCGAAGAAGCCAGGGCGCTGTTGGGATCGCTCGATGGCACGCTTTCCACCCATCCCGCAGTCGCCCGTGCGACAGCCGCCCTCGATGTAGCGGAGACGCCGGCGGCAGATGTGTCCGCCGAGCAAGGTAGGCTGGCCGCCGACCCGGATGACCATGAGGCCCGCTTTGCCATTGCCCAGACTCTGATGGCGTCGGGCGACCGCGAAGGAGCGGCGGACCACCTGCTGGAAATCATTGCCCGCGACCGCGGCTGGAACGACGAGGCGGCGCGTACCAGGCTGCTGCAGATGCTCGAGGCTGCCGGGTTCGAGGATCCATGGGGCCGCGCGGTCCGCCGTCGCTTGTCGGCGCTGCTGTTCACATGA
- a CDS encoding LolA family protein translates to MMARIFQEISMLSSKSFARAFVPVALVALAAPAQANDLKSVEASLSATQSMTANFVQTDGKGRQMAGTLSLKRPGKIRFAYGGGVNMLLVANGKTLSFIDYDVGQKSSWPIAKSPLSVLLSPNPDLGRIARLVPSDNPQVVVVRARDARRPEFGTLVLAFIKSASAPGGLRLEGWTAIDAQNKKTTVRLSNQRYNVAVPDSAFTYAEPKRKKA, encoded by the coding sequence ATGATGGCCAGAATTTTCCAGGAGATTTCGATGCTTTCTTCCAAATCCTTTGCGCGCGCGTTTGTGCCGGTCGCGCTGGTGGCGCTTGCGGCGCCAGCCCAGGCCAACGACCTCAAGTCGGTAGAAGCCAGCCTGTCGGCGACCCAGTCGATGACGGCCAATTTCGTCCAGACCGACGGCAAGGGCCGGCAAATGGCCGGAACGCTCAGCCTCAAGCGGCCAGGCAAGATCCGGTTCGCCTATGGCGGCGGTGTCAACATGCTGCTGGTAGCCAACGGCAAGACGCTTTCCTTCATCGACTATGACGTCGGGCAAAAGTCGAGCTGGCCGATTGCCAAGTCACCCTTGTCGGTACTCCTGTCGCCCAATCCTGACCTCGGCCGGATCGCCCGGCTGGTGCCGAGCGACAATCCGCAAGTCGTGGTCGTAAGGGCGCGCGACGCGCGCCGGCCCGAATTCGGTACGCTGGTGCTGGCCTTCATAAAGTCGGCAAGCGCGCCCGGGGGCCTTCGCCTCGAAGGCTGGACGGCGATCGACGCCCAAAACAAGAAGACGACGGTGCGTCTGTCGAACCAGCGTTATAACGTGGCGGTGCCCGACAGCGCCTTCACTTATGCCGAACCGAAACGCAAAAAAGCGTAG
- a CDS encoding thiamine phosphate synthase, whose protein sequence is MTDERVGKRLWEAIDHLPSGQAGVVFRHHGLAGPQRAELGRQLAGLARARGLVLAVSRDPELAERLGAALVHNPAYATALPCSRSVHDEAEAEAAEKSGAALAFVSALFPTRSHPGAQPLALSRAIRLAWLVGCPAIALGGMDERRWTKLNAAHPDVFHGYAGISCWLEA, encoded by the coding sequence ATGACCGACGAGCGCGTCGGCAAGCGCTTGTGGGAAGCCATTGACCACCTTCCGTCGGGCCAAGCAGGGGTTGTGTTTCGGCACCACGGCCTGGCGGGACCGCAGCGCGCAGAGCTTGGGCGGCAGCTTGCCGGACTAGCGAGGGCGAGAGGCCTTGTCCTGGCGGTGTCGCGCGACCCCGAGCTGGCCGAGCGACTCGGCGCCGCACTTGTCCATAATCCAGCCTATGCGACCGCCCTGCCTTGCTCGCGATCGGTTCATGACGAGGCGGAGGCGGAGGCAGCCGAAAAAAGCGGAGCGGCACTGGCGTTCGTGTCGGCGCTGTTCCCGACCCGGTCCCATCCGGGGGCCCAGCCGCTGGCCTTATCGCGTGCGATACGGCTCGCCTGGCTTGTCGGCTGTCCCGCGATTGCCCTCGGCGGAATGGACGAGCGACGGTGGACGAAGCTGAACGCTGCCCATCCCGACGTGTTTCACGGATATGCAGGAATTTCTTGCTGGCTCGAGGCCTAG
- a CDS encoding LON peptidase substrate-binding domain-containing protein: MMGSNPTRIPIFPLAGGLLFPRSQLPLHIFEPRYRDMVRDALAGQGRIGMIQPSGSGDPAPLFRSGCVGEIIAAEELDDGRFNIVLHGSNRFRLIAERDLGTPYRQADVDLAAFDDSEPEPLGLAQRAEVEREARRFGDALGLAVDWGAVGQLDDEMLVNAIAQVAPFDVGAKQALLEEDSLAGRADLVVQLMQFQRLAPGGADAGQTLQ, from the coding sequence ATGATGGGCAGCAACCCCACCCGGATCCCCATTTTCCCGTTGGCTGGCGGGCTCCTGTTCCCTCGCTCGCAATTGCCGCTGCATATTTTTGAGCCGCGCTACCGCGACATGGTTCGCGACGCGCTGGCCGGACAAGGCCGTATCGGCATGATCCAGCCAAGTGGCAGCGGCGATCCCGCTCCCCTTTTCCGGTCGGGTTGCGTTGGCGAAATCATCGCTGCCGAGGAACTCGACGACGGGCGCTTCAACATCGTCCTGCACGGATCGAACCGGTTTCGCCTGATTGCCGAACGCGATCTCGGCACCCCCTATCGCCAGGCCGATGTCGACCTTGCTGCCTTCGACGATTCCGAACCTGAGCCGCTCGGACTCGCTCAGCGCGCGGAGGTCGAGCGGGAGGCGCGGCGGTTCGGTGATGCGCTGGGCCTAGCGGTCGATTGGGGCGCCGTCGGTCAGCTCGACGACGAAATGCTGGTCAACGCCATTGCCCAAGTCGCGCCGTTCGATGTGGGCGCCAAGCAGGCGCTGCTCGAAGAGGATTCGCTCGCCGGACGAGCCGATCTGGTGGTGCAGTTGATGCAATTTCAGCGGCTGGCGCCCGGGGGCGCGGATGCCGGCCAGACGCTGCAGTAA
- the ribA gene encoding GTP cyclohydrolase II, whose amino-acid sequence MSEPDDFARAIAALRAGRPLVVGSSAFLSVESASEAMLVLLDPDRRAPVIISGYRAEALGLGNAHDAAGVGGPVELRPCDWLDRDVARALADPARDLERGPIGPLQPTVVEHPAEAQAALSLARMAGLLPALWRIDGEFADSVTVEAVTSAITRPVAQLVARAKIPIADLSSSQLVSFRDPATGEDHVALVIGAFGGEPPLVRLHSECLTGDVFGSLKCDCGPQLTEALRIIGAAGGGVLLYLRQEGRGIGLANKLRAYALQDRGLDTVDANRRLGFADDERGYAMAAAMLRALGIDRVRLLTNNPAKVEGLSAEGVAVVERVAHHMPTNPHNVEYLATKKRRSGHLD is encoded by the coding sequence GTGAGCGAGCCAGACGATTTCGCCCGGGCGATTGCCGCCCTAAGGGCCGGCCGGCCGCTCGTCGTGGGCAGTTCGGCATTCCTGTCCGTCGAAAGCGCCAGCGAGGCGATGCTCGTCCTGCTCGACCCCGACCGGCGTGCGCCCGTCATTATCAGCGGCTACCGGGCGGAGGCTCTGGGGCTGGGCAACGCCCATGACGCGGCGGGCGTAGGCGGTCCGGTCGAACTCCGGCCCTGCGACTGGCTGGACCGCGATGTCGCCAGGGCCCTCGCCGATCCCGCCCGCGATCTCGAACGCGGCCCGATCGGCCCGCTCCAGCCAACAGTCGTGGAACATCCAGCCGAAGCTCAAGCTGCGCTTTCGCTGGCGCGAATGGCCGGTTTGCTTCCCGCGCTTTGGCGGATCGACGGCGAATTTGCGGACTCGGTCACGGTCGAGGCAGTGACGTCGGCTATCACGCGGCCGGTCGCGCAACTCGTCGCCCGCGCGAAGATTCCGATCGCCGACCTTTCCTCCTCGCAGCTTGTTTCCTTCCGAGATCCGGCAACCGGTGAGGACCATGTCGCGCTGGTTATCGGAGCATTTGGCGGAGAGCCGCCGCTGGTCCGCCTGCATAGCGAATGCCTGACCGGTGATGTGTTCGGCAGTTTGAAATGCGACTGCGGACCGCAGCTGACCGAGGCCCTGCGGATCATTGGCGCTGCCGGCGGCGGAGTGCTGCTCTACCTTCGCCAGGAAGGGCGCGGGATCGGCTTGGCCAATAAGCTTCGTGCCTACGCGCTACAGGATCGCGGGCTCGACACAGTCGATGCCAATCGAAGGCTTGGCTTTGCCGACGACGAACGCGGCTATGCGATGGCTGCGGCGATGCTGCGCGCGCTGGGAATTGACCGCGTGCGCCTACTGACGAACAACCCGGCCAAGGTTGAGGGACTGTCGGCCGAGGGAGTCGCGGTCGTCGAGCGAGTCGCGCATCACATGCCGACCAACCCGCATAACGTGGAATATTTGGCGACCAAGAAGCGGCGCAGCGGCCACCTCGACTGA
- a CDS encoding FAD-dependent monooxygenase encodes MDRADVIILGGGLVGLALAAALDASGLSSIVIDPADPDQRNNAAFDGRTSALSSSSRRMFDTIGITDHFPVPGCPIRRIEVADGLDPGGLVFDPGDDGEPLGWMNENRHLRAALRARAEQGRHIWLMWKSKPAAVDRAEHGVTVRLEDGRVMGAPLLVAAEGRNSPTREAAGIRCARWKYDHGAIVSTLRHERPHDQVAYEIFYPAGPFALLPMTDDGGHRSAIVWSVAADDVPGLLSLSDEDFAAEAEAAMGGFLGKIAMLAPRSTYPLGFHHAARITDRRLALVGDAAHGIHPIAGQGVNLGYRDAAALAQVLVEGARLGLDLGDRQLLDRYQRWRGLDTFMVSLATDSLTRIYGIPGQAASTVRRFGMGLINRIGPVKDRLMAEARGTSGDLPLLLRGLPI; translated from the coding sequence ATGGACCGAGCGGACGTGATCATCCTTGGCGGCGGGCTAGTCGGGCTCGCGCTGGCAGCTGCGCTCGACGCCAGCGGCCTGTCGTCGATCGTCATCGACCCGGCCGATCCCGATCAGCGCAATAACGCGGCGTTCGACGGGCGCACCAGCGCCTTGTCCTCCTCGTCGAGGCGGATGTTCGATACGATCGGTATCACCGATCATTTCCCGGTGCCCGGTTGCCCGATCCGGCGGATCGAGGTCGCCGACGGGCTCGATCCCGGCGGGCTGGTCTTCGACCCCGGCGACGATGGCGAGCCGCTCGGCTGGATGAACGAAAATCGCCACCTTCGCGCGGCGTTGCGCGCCCGGGCCGAACAGGGGCGGCACATCTGGCTGATGTGGAAGTCGAAACCCGCCGCAGTCGATCGCGCCGAACATGGCGTGACCGTCCGGCTCGAAGACGGTAGGGTGATGGGAGCGCCGTTGCTCGTCGCCGCCGAAGGTCGCAATTCGCCAACGCGGGAGGCGGCGGGGATCCGTTGCGCGCGCTGGAAATATGATCATGGCGCGATCGTGTCGACACTGCGCCACGAGCGGCCCCACGATCAGGTCGCGTATGAAATCTTCTATCCGGCGGGCCCCTTTGCGCTGCTGCCGATGACCGACGATGGCGGGCACCGGTCAGCGATCGTCTGGTCGGTCGCGGCCGACGATGTCCCCGGGCTCCTGTCCCTCAGCGACGAGGATTTCGCGGCCGAGGCGGAGGCGGCAATGGGTGGCTTCCTCGGCAAAATCGCGATGCTTGCCCCGCGCTCCACCTATCCACTTGGCTTCCACCATGCCGCGCGGATTACCGATCGGCGGCTGGCGCTGGTCGGCGATGCGGCCCATGGAATCCATCCGATTGCCGGCCAGGGCGTCAACCTCGGCTACCGCGACGCCGCGGCGCTGGCCCAGGTTCTGGTCGAAGGTGCGCGGCTCGGGCTCGATCTCGGGGACAGGCAACTGCTCGACCGCTATCAGCGGTGGAGGGGACTAGACACGTTCATGGTCAGCCTGGCGACCGACAGCCTTACCCGTATCTATGGGATTCCCGGTCAAGCCGCGTCGACAGTTCGGCGGTTCGGCATGGGCCTGATCAACCGGATCGGACCGGTCAAGGACCGGCTGATGGCCGAAGCGCGGGGAACTAGTGGGGACCTTCCGCTGCTGCTGCGCGGCCTGCCGATCTAA
- a CDS encoding DNA translocase FtsK, whose translation MATAAQRAQKKELGPHWRDTLAASVRAFIRKTIGVVLIGLSLALSVALATHSSVDPSFSTAAGGPPVNWIGTFGAYASDLMLFLFGPASALFLPLVGLAGVRLVRGAEAGRLGRALLLGGTGAALIGVALGLLAGDAVSGLPAGYGGVIGLGGAYGAETAVGLIGDPAIEGPTRLALMALLAIGGAFIGFLSLGLRPEEKQWAADKLRRDPSVAPTRPRRTREQRDNECENAAQPPRSRPAVAVGEPAKAIAPAAKAGPKRGKAAAGQASLALGDNYQLPSLDLLAAPPPGDKKQIDRAGLERNARLLESVLEDFHVRGDIVEVRPGPVVTMYELEPASGIKASRVIQLADDIARNMSALSARVATIPGRSVIGIELPNQKRETVSLSELIGSQAFEDQNMALPLILGKNISGDPVIADLAPMPHLLVAGTTGSGKSVGLNCMILSLLYRLSPDECRMIMIDPKMLELSIYDDIPHLLAPVVTEPGKAIRALKWTVEQMEERYRMMASLGVRQLASFNAKVRDSKAKGARLGRRVQTGYDADTGQPVYETEELEYDVLPQIVVVVDELADLMMTAGKEVEFLIQRLAQKARAAGIHLIMATQRPSVDVITGVIKANLPTRISFQVTSKIDSRTILGEQGAEQLLGKGDMLYMPGGKQIIRVHGPFVSDEEVRAIADHWRRQGTPDYIQSVTEEPEDGGYLFDGQPVGDDDPETQLYRKAVQIVAESQKASTSYLQRQLRVGYNSAARLIERMEKDGLVGQPDHVGRREVLIDTEGHPI comes from the coding sequence ATGGCGACGGCGGCGCAGCGCGCGCAAAAAAAGGAACTGGGGCCGCATTGGCGCGATACGCTCGCGGCATCGGTCCGCGCCTTCATCCGCAAGACGATCGGGGTCGTGCTAATCGGCCTCTCGCTCGCGCTGTCCGTCGCGCTGGCCACCCATTCCAGCGTTGATCCCAGCTTCAGCACTGCGGCGGGAGGGCCGCCGGTCAATTGGATAGGTACATTCGGCGCCTATGCCAGCGATCTCATGCTGTTCTTGTTCGGGCCCGCGTCTGCCCTGTTCCTCCCGCTGGTGGGCTTGGCCGGTGTCAGGCTGGTTCGCGGCGCCGAGGCCGGGCGCCTAGGCCGGGCGCTACTGCTCGGCGGGACCGGAGCCGCACTGATCGGCGTGGCGCTGGGCCTGCTTGCCGGAGACGCGGTTAGCGGGCTTCCCGCCGGCTATGGCGGAGTGATTGGCCTAGGCGGTGCCTATGGCGCCGAAACGGCGGTCGGCCTGATCGGGGACCCAGCGATCGAAGGACCAACCCGGCTCGCGCTGATGGCGTTGCTGGCGATCGGCGGGGCATTCATTGGTTTTCTGTCGCTGGGCCTGCGACCCGAGGAGAAGCAGTGGGCCGCAGACAAGTTGCGGCGGGATCCGTCTGTGGCGCCGACGCGCCCACGACGGACCCGCGAGCAGCGCGACAACGAGTGCGAGAACGCAGCGCAGCCACCGCGCTCGCGTCCTGCCGTCGCAGTAGGCGAACCGGCAAAGGCGATCGCGCCCGCGGCCAAGGCCGGCCCGAAACGCGGCAAGGCGGCCGCCGGCCAGGCCAGCCTGGCGCTGGGCGACAATTACCAGCTGCCGTCACTCGACCTGCTGGCCGCTCCGCCGCCCGGCGACAAGAAGCAGATCGATCGCGCGGGCCTGGAGCGCAACGCCCGGCTACTCGAAAGCGTCCTCGAGGATTTCCACGTCCGCGGCGATATCGTCGAGGTCCGCCCCGGCCCCGTGGTCACCATGTATGAGCTCGAGCCGGCAAGCGGGATCAAGGCCAGCCGCGTCATCCAGCTAGCCGACGACATCGCCCGAAACATGTCGGCATTGTCGGCACGCGTTGCGACGATCCCGGGACGAAGCGTCATCGGCATCGAGCTGCCCAACCAGAAGCGCGAGACGGTCAGCTTGTCCGAACTGATCGGAAGCCAGGCGTTCGAGGACCAGAACATGGCGCTGCCCCTGATCCTGGGGAAGAATATCAGCGGCGACCCGGTGATCGCTGATCTTGCACCGATGCCGCACTTGCTGGTCGCCGGAACCACCGGATCGGGCAAGTCGGTGGGCCTCAACTGCATGATCCTGTCACTGCTCTATCGGCTGAGTCCCGACGAATGCCGGATGATCATGATCGACCCGAAGATGCTGGAATTGAGCATCTACGACGACATTCCCCACCTGCTGGCGCCGGTGGTTACCGAACCCGGCAAGGCGATCCGCGCGCTCAAATGGACCGTCGAACAGATGGAGGAACGTTATCGGATGATGGCCAGCCTAGGCGTCCGGCAACTTGCCAGCTTCAATGCCAAGGTCCGCGATTCCAAGGCGAAGGGTGCCCGGCTCGGCCGTCGGGTGCAGACCGGTTATGACGCGGATACCGGCCAGCCGGTCTATGAGACCGAAGAGCTGGAATACGACGTCTTGCCGCAGATCGTAGTGGTGGTCGATGAACTGGCCGACCTGATGATGACCGCAGGCAAGGAAGTGGAATTCCTGATCCAGCGCCTGGCACAAAAAGCACGCGCGGCGGGGATTCACCTGATCATGGCGACGCAGCGGCCGTCCGTCGACGTCATCACCGGGGTGATCAAGGCCAACCTTCCGACCCGCATCAGCTTCCAGGTGACGAGCAAGATCGATTCGCGCACGATCCTTGGCGAGCAGGGAGCCGAGCAGCTGCTGGGCAAGGGCGATATGCTCTATATGCCCGGCGGCAAGCAGATCATCCGGGTCCATGGTCCCTTCGTCAGCGACGAGGAGGTTCGTGCGATCGCCGACCATTGGCGGCGGCAGGGCACGCCCGACTATATCCAGTCGGTTACCGAGGAGCCGGAGGACGGCGGCTATTTGTTCGATGGCCAGCCGGTCGGCGACGACGACCCGGAGACCCAGCTCTATCGCAAGGCGGTGCAGATCGTTGCCGAGAGCCAAAAGGCTTCGACCAGCTACCTGCAGCGGCAGCTGCGGGTCGGCTATAATAGTGCCGCGCGGCTGATTGAGCGGATGGAGAAAGACGGGCTGGTCGGCCAGCCCGACCATGTCGGCCGCCGCGAGGTATTGATCGACACCGAGGGCCATCCGATCTGA